The following are from one region of the Streptomyces changanensis genome:
- a CDS encoding PIG-L deacetylase family protein, whose product MLGYADARNPDSARGGAIRLVDAPLDEAVGRLVAHIRQFQPDLVIGHDALGQLTGHPDHRRTHQITLLTASGRFPRCCPVPTPGDETASSPPSTSPVSASLAAARSPQHSRPVHPALGEPASRHDPPSGIGPGR is encoded by the coding sequence CTGCTCGGTTACGCCGACGCGCGCAACCCCGACTCAGCACGCGGCGGTGCCATACGCCTCGTCGACGCTCCCCTCGACGAGGCCGTCGGCCGCCTCGTCGCACACATCCGACAGTTCCAGCCCGATCTCGTGATCGGACACGACGCCTTGGGCCAGCTGACCGGGCACCCGGACCACCGGCGCACCCACCAGATCACGCTCCTCACGGCGAGCGGCCGCTTCCCGCGCTGTTGTCCCGTGCCGACGCCGGGCGACGAGACCGCGTCCTCGCCACCGAGTACTTCACCCGTCTCGGCCTCACTCGCGGCGGCCCGGTCGCCTCAGCACTCACGGCCGGTCCACCCGGCCCTCGGTGAACCCGCTTCACGTCACGACCCACCCAGTGGCATCGGCCCGGGTCGATGA